A stretch of the Streptomyces ortus genome encodes the following:
- a CDS encoding glycoside hydrolase family 13 protein, which translates to MHNRSRHTDAQTGQRVTIDTHRWWRDAVIYQVYVRSFLDSTGDGIGDLAGVRAGLPYLKKLGVDGIWLSPFYPSPQQDHGYDVADHCDVDPLFGDLGEFDLLMTDARLLGIKVLLDIVPNHCSSEHPWFRQALAEAPGGEARARFHFADGRGPGGAEPPNNWHAMFGGPAWSRITERDGTPGQWYLHMFTPEQPDLNWRNPEVGAHFDHVLRFWLDRGVDGFRVDVAAGLYKHADLPDSPDPMADARTRDSVNPLAWNQPEVHGVWRHWRSVCEEYTARDGRERLLVGEVSVPSAREHAHYVRPDELHQAFFFDLLSASWNADAFRKVISEAMQDIAGTGSTVTWVLNNHDQVRTVTRYGELGAEGSGLGAARARAAALLMLALPGAAYIYQGEELGLPEVVDLPDDVLTDPIYRRTGSRARVRDGCRVPLPWSGHASPFGFTTGTESAKPWLPQPAYFAEYATDRALADTRSFWHLYRDGLQLRAGMPQLGEGPLRWLDTPPGVLGFVRGDGLVCAVNFGTAPTPAPVAGTPLLSSGPCAPGVLPGSTAAWWISDRTAS; encoded by the coding sequence ATGCATAACCGGAGCAGGCACACGGACGCACAGACGGGTCAACGGGTGACGATCGACACGCACCGCTGGTGGCGCGACGCAGTGATCTACCAGGTCTACGTCCGCAGCTTCCTCGACAGCACCGGGGACGGCATCGGCGACCTCGCCGGGGTACGCGCCGGACTGCCGTACCTGAAGAAGCTCGGCGTCGACGGGATCTGGCTGAGCCCCTTCTACCCCTCACCGCAGCAGGACCACGGCTACGACGTGGCCGACCACTGCGACGTCGACCCGCTCTTCGGAGACCTCGGCGAGTTCGACCTGCTGATGACGGACGCCCGGCTGCTCGGCATCAAGGTGCTCCTCGACATAGTCCCCAACCACTGCTCCAGCGAGCACCCCTGGTTCCGGCAGGCGCTCGCCGAAGCACCCGGCGGCGAGGCCCGCGCCCGCTTCCACTTCGCCGACGGCCGCGGGCCCGGGGGAGCGGAGCCGCCCAACAACTGGCACGCCATGTTCGGCGGCCCCGCCTGGAGCCGGATCACCGAGCGGGACGGCACGCCCGGCCAGTGGTACCTGCACATGTTCACGCCCGAGCAGCCCGACCTGAACTGGCGCAACCCGGAGGTCGGCGCCCACTTCGACCACGTCCTGCGCTTCTGGCTCGACCGGGGTGTGGACGGCTTCCGCGTCGATGTCGCCGCCGGCCTCTACAAGCACGCCGACCTGCCCGACTCGCCCGATCCGATGGCCGACGCCCGCACCCGGGACTCCGTCAACCCGCTCGCCTGGAACCAGCCCGAGGTGCACGGCGTCTGGCGGCACTGGCGGTCGGTGTGCGAGGAGTACACCGCCCGCGACGGCCGGGAGCGGCTGCTCGTCGGCGAGGTCTCCGTGCCCTCCGCCCGCGAACACGCCCACTACGTACGCCCCGACGAGCTGCACCAGGCCTTCTTCTTCGACCTGCTCAGCGCGTCCTGGAACGCCGACGCCTTCCGCAAGGTCATCTCGGAGGCCATGCAGGACATCGCGGGCACCGGCTCCACGGTCACCTGGGTCCTCAACAACCACGACCAGGTCCGCACGGTCACCCGCTACGGCGAACTGGGCGCCGAGGGCAGCGGACTGGGCGCCGCCCGCGCCCGCGCCGCGGCCCTGCTGATGCTGGCGCTGCCCGGTGCCGCGTACATCTACCAGGGGGAGGAGCTGGGGCTGCCCGAGGTCGTCGATCTGCCGGACGACGTGCTCACCGACCCGATCTACCGCCGTACCGGCAGCCGCGCCCGGGTCCGCGACGGCTGCCGGGTGCCGCTGCCGTGGTCGGGGCACGCCTCCCCGTTCGGCTTCACCACCGGCACCGAGAGCGCCAAGCCGTGGCTGCCGCAGCCCGCCTACTTCGCGGAGTACGCCACCGACCGCGCCCTCGCCGACACCCGCTCCTTCTGGCACCTCTACCGCGACGGGCTCCAACTGCGGGCCGGGATGCCCCAGCTGGGCGAAGGCCCGCTGCGCTGGCTGGACACCCCGCCCGGCGTCCTCGGTTTCGTCCGCGGCGACGGCCTGGTGTGCGCCGTCAACTTCGGTACGGCACCGACGCCCGCGCCGGTCGCCGGCACCCCCCTGCTGTCCAGCGGCCCCTGCGCGCCCGGCGTCCTGCCCGGCTCGACGGCCGCCTGGTGGATCAGCGACCGCACCGCCTCCTGA
- a CDS encoding ABC transporter substrate-binding protein, with protein MRWIHAAGRGLLVAAVVLAGYVASGAPGDEARGGGRGPLTLATAGDLTGYLGPLLDGWNRAHPGERVTLVELPDSADETRAQMTTDLRGDGRSRFDVLNIDVAWTSEFAAAGWISPLPAGRFPLDGFLPPVVDTATYDGQLYAVPYVTNAGLLLYRKDLLDKEGVAPPRTWAELEKQARSIAPKYGLDGYAGQFLPYEGLTVNAAEAVYSAGGTILGDEGERVTVNSAAAREGIGFLARGVRDGWIPEKALTYKEEESKQAFQDGRLLFLRNWPYAYVGASDKGSPVAGRIGAVPLPGPDGPGASVLGGSNLAVSAHARHPDSAARLIAYLTSEATQRQVLTKGALPPVRAALYEDPGLIRRFPYLPTLRASVLAAAPRPKSPRYDQVSLAVQAVVHDAMTGRQTPEAAVRRLARELADISRRG; from the coding sequence ATGCGGTGGATCCACGCCGCCGGTAGGGGGCTCCTGGTCGCGGCGGTCGTTCTGGCCGGTTACGTCGCTTCCGGCGCCCCGGGCGACGAGGCGCGCGGCGGCGGCCGGGGCCCGCTCACGCTGGCCACCGCGGGAGATCTCACCGGCTATCTGGGGCCGCTGCTCGACGGCTGGAACCGCGCCCACCCGGGTGAGCGGGTCACCCTCGTCGAACTGCCGGACTCCGCCGACGAGACCCGTGCCCAGATGACCACCGATCTGCGCGGCGACGGCCGGAGCCGCTTCGACGTCCTGAACATCGATGTCGCCTGGACCTCGGAGTTCGCCGCCGCGGGCTGGATCTCGCCGCTGCCCGCCGGCCGCTTCCCGCTCGACGGCTTCCTGCCGCCGGTCGTGGACACCGCGACCTACGACGGACAGCTGTACGCCGTCCCCTACGTCACCAACGCGGGCCTGCTCCTCTACCGCAAGGACCTCCTCGACAAGGAGGGCGTCGCTCCGCCGCGTACCTGGGCCGAGCTGGAGAAACAGGCGAGAAGCATCGCTCCGAAGTACGGACTCGACGGCTATGCCGGCCAGTTCCTGCCCTACGAGGGGCTCACCGTCAACGCCGCCGAGGCGGTCTACTCGGCGGGCGGCACCATCCTCGGGGACGAGGGCGAACGCGTCACCGTCAACTCGGCGGCGGCGCGCGAGGGCATCGGGTTCCTGGCCCGCGGCGTACGCGACGGCTGGATCCCCGAGAAGGCGCTGACGTACAAGGAGGAGGAGTCCAAGCAGGCCTTCCAGGACGGCCGTCTCCTCTTCCTGCGCAACTGGCCGTACGCCTATGTCGGCGCCTCGGACAAGGGCTCCCCGGTCGCCGGGAGGATCGGCGCGGTGCCGCTGCCGGGGCCCGACGGGCCGGGCGCGAGCGTGCTCGGCGGCTCGAATCTCGCGGTGAGCGCCCACGCCCGGCACCCCGACTCCGCCGCCCGGCTCATCGCCTACCTCACGAGCGAGGCGACCCAGCGTCAGGTGCTCACCAAGGGCGCGCTGCCGCCCGTGCGGGCCGCGCTGTACGAGGACCCGGGGCTGATCCGGCGGTTCCCCTATCTGCCGACGCTCCGCGCGAGCGTCCTGGCGGCGGCGCCGCGTCCGAAGAGTCCGCGCTACGACCAGGTCAGCCTGGCCGTGCAGGCCGTGGTGCACGACGCGATGACCGGCCGGCAGACGCCCGAGGCCGCGGTACGGCGGCTGGCGCGCGAGCTGGCGGACATCTCGCGCCGCGGCTGA
- a CDS encoding PadR family transcriptional regulator — protein MRLPLLALLARGPAHGYELKQDLEQLLGAAYPQPNVGQIYVTLGRLEKSGLIEGEEVEQSSRPNKKIYHLTDAGREALRVWYEETADEPRVRDEFFMKLALAPRTGLAGQIALINKQRREYLNTMRNLSKLAAAESRDHRISQLLIEGAMLHLQADLDWLERCQEELEELE, from the coding sequence GTGCGGCTGCCCCTCCTGGCCCTGCTGGCGCGCGGTCCGGCCCACGGCTACGAGCTCAAGCAGGACCTTGAGCAACTGCTGGGCGCCGCGTACCCTCAGCCGAACGTCGGCCAGATCTATGTGACCCTCGGCCGCCTTGAGAAGTCGGGACTGATCGAGGGCGAGGAAGTCGAGCAGTCGAGCCGGCCCAACAAGAAGATCTACCACCTCACCGACGCCGGACGCGAAGCCCTGCGCGTCTGGTACGAGGAGACGGCGGACGAGCCGCGCGTACGGGACGAGTTCTTCATGAAGCTCGCCCTGGCACCGCGGACCGGACTGGCCGGCCAGATCGCCCTGATCAACAAACAACGGCGCGAGTACCTGAACACCATGCGCAATCTGTCGAAGCTCGCCGCGGCCGAGAGCCGGGACCACCGCATCTCCCAGCTGCTCATCGAGGGCGCCATGCTGCATCTGCAGGCCGACCTCGACTGGCTGGAACGCTGCCAGGAGGAACTGGAGGAGCTGGAATGA
- a CDS encoding ABC transporter ATP-binding protein — protein MRRTPPPAAPAPTAAPPAAVPGPRAEDTPLLRAEGLVKTHYGEGAPAHAVRGVDLSVRQGEFVAVTGPSGAGKSTLLHLLGGLQRPNSGSLWLDGECTDAYSEARWAVERRRRIGIVFQFFNLVSNLSVADNVELPALLAGLSPRQARAERGLLLDELGLAGKERSMPGELSGGEQQRVALARALVNHPQLLLADEPAGSLDSRGTREVTRLLTRFHQRGQTIVLVTHDARLASAADRVISFFDGRIADDAALDTAPARGTGISGVLELRD, from the coding sequence ATGAGGCGCACCCCTCCGCCGGCCGCCCCTGCGCCGACCGCCGCTCCCCCGGCCGCCGTTCCCGGGCCGCGCGCCGAGGACACCCCCCTCCTGCGGGCCGAGGGCCTGGTCAAGACGCACTACGGCGAGGGCGCCCCGGCGCACGCCGTACGGGGCGTGGACCTGTCCGTACGGCAGGGCGAGTTCGTGGCCGTCACGGGCCCCTCGGGCGCCGGGAAGTCGACGCTGCTGCATCTGCTCGGCGGGCTCCAGCGGCCGAATTCCGGCAGTCTCTGGCTGGACGGCGAGTGCACGGACGCGTACAGCGAGGCGCGCTGGGCGGTCGAGCGCCGGCGAAGGATCGGCATCGTCTTCCAGTTCTTCAACCTCGTCTCGAACCTGTCGGTCGCCGACAACGTCGAGCTGCCCGCCCTGCTGGCCGGCCTGTCCCCCCGGCAGGCGCGCGCCGAGCGCGGACTGCTCCTCGACGAGCTGGGCCTCGCGGGCAAGGAGCGCAGCATGCCGGGCGAGCTGTCCGGCGGTGAGCAGCAGCGGGTCGCGCTGGCCCGCGCCCTGGTCAACCACCCGCAACTGCTGCTGGCCGACGAACCCGCGGGCAGCCTGGACAGCAGGGGCACCCGCGAGGTGACCCGGCTGCTGACCCGGTTCCACCAGCGCGGCCAGACGATCGTGCTGGTCACGCATGACGCGCGGCTCGCGAGCGCCGCGGACCGGGTGATCAGCTTCTTCGACGGCCGGATCGCCGACGACGCGGCACTCGACACCGCGCCCGCCCGCGGCACCGGGATATCCGGCGTGCTGGAACTGAGGGACTGA
- a CDS encoding ABC transporter permease — MRATLRWAHADLRSHRGEALFIVLATAGIVASLLLATALFGYATNPWQRVFTQSQGAHVWIHTGPSADAAGLSGVDGVASVAGPYPTAATTLASRGTRASVELRGTVGRPATGRPLLASGRWLDPGVPDGVVLESGLARALWAEPGDTLTVPGTDRTLTVLGIADSAEPRYSPGERPGLVWALPASVQRTDGHGGQVTGLRLSDPDDTDYAVQRAVTLLGAKAVTDVSSWQQARAEAQGGNRLLGQVLGLFGLAALLAAALAVHGAIGTRIRGHLRDIPVLKAIGFTPGQVVRIFLLQHVAFALLGAVLAAALIQALGSRTPGRLGDAVGVWQGLPGHTAALLGVPLAAVLFIAATTGLAAWRAGQVPAVPGLRAAAPLGGGLSALSRGALGLRLPSALVLGWHKAFTRRARSLAAVARLALPLLLIVVAMSAWSTIDRFQHSPDRIGLAAALTVRADGSLTDPDVRALLARDPRVAAVHPGVEVAALVPGQTGTIALRGLGTRADPYPFALAEGRPARGPDEAVAGQGLLDLLDVRVGDWVRMTVGAQPQILHIVGRSIEPENGGRVISTSLDTLRENDPGLRAALYQLQLRPGADPHRVGAELTAAAHGGLSTHAVPNPADGLSPLRGVVVGLIAVLALIGLLELLTAIGGTVREGERDLLALKAIGLTPRQITAITVTATGCTALAAVVVGTALGVPLAHWLIDAQGRSSGIGAGISQGPSPTLLTLLATAAVLGAAALAALPASRASHRRLADTQSAVA; from the coding sequence GTGCGGGCCACTCTGCGCTGGGCGCACGCCGATCTGCGCTCGCACCGCGGCGAGGCGCTGTTCATCGTGCTCGCCACCGCCGGGATCGTCGCCTCGCTGCTGCTCGCCACGGCGCTGTTCGGGTACGCGACCAACCCCTGGCAGCGGGTCTTCACCCAGTCGCAGGGCGCCCATGTGTGGATCCACACCGGCCCCTCCGCCGACGCGGCCGGGCTCTCCGGGGTGGACGGTGTCGCGTCCGTCGCGGGCCCGTACCCCACCGCCGCCACGACCCTCGCCTCCCGCGGCACCCGCGCCTCCGTCGAACTGCGCGGCACCGTCGGCCGTCCCGCGACCGGCCGCCCGCTGCTCGCCTCGGGTCGCTGGCTCGACCCCGGCGTCCCGGACGGTGTGGTGCTGGAGAGCGGCCTGGCACGGGCGCTGTGGGCCGAGCCCGGGGACACGCTCACCGTGCCGGGCACGGACCGGACGCTGACCGTGCTGGGCATCGCGGACAGCGCCGAACCCCGCTACAGCCCCGGCGAGCGGCCGGGCCTCGTCTGGGCGCTGCCCGCCTCCGTGCAGCGCACCGACGGACACGGCGGCCAGGTCACCGGGCTGCGGCTGAGCGACCCCGACGACACGGACTACGCCGTGCAGCGCGCCGTCACCCTGCTGGGCGCCAAGGCCGTCACCGACGTCTCCAGCTGGCAGCAGGCCCGGGCCGAGGCGCAGGGCGGCAACCGGCTGCTCGGCCAGGTCCTCGGCCTGTTCGGGCTGGCGGCCCTGCTGGCCGCCGCGCTAGCGGTGCACGGCGCCATCGGCACCCGGATCCGCGGTCATCTGCGGGACATCCCGGTCCTGAAGGCGATCGGTTTCACCCCGGGCCAGGTGGTGCGGATCTTCCTGCTCCAGCATGTGGCGTTCGCGCTCCTCGGGGCCGTGCTCGCCGCGGCCCTCATCCAGGCGCTGGGCAGCCGGACACCGGGGCGTCTCGGGGACGCGGTCGGGGTGTGGCAGGGCCTGCCGGGGCATACGGCCGCGCTCCTCGGCGTACCCCTGGCGGCGGTGCTGTTCATCGCCGCGACGACCGGGCTCGCGGCCTGGCGCGCCGGGCAGGTGCCCGCGGTGCCGGGGCTGCGGGCCGCGGCGCCGCTCGGCGGGGGGCTGTCCGCTCTGTCGCGCGGGGCGCTGGGGCTGCGGCTGCCGTCGGCGCTGGTCCTGGGCTGGCACAAGGCGTTCACGCGCCGGGCGCGCTCGCTGGCCGCGGTGGCCCGGCTGGCGCTGCCGCTGCTGCTGATCGTCGTGGCGATGAGCGCCTGGTCCACCATCGACCGCTTCCAGCACAGCCCGGACCGGATCGGCCTCGCGGCGGCGCTCACCGTACGGGCCGACGGCTCCCTGACCGATCCGGACGTACGGGCCCTGCTGGCCCGCGATCCACGGGTCGCCGCGGTCCATCCGGGCGTCGAGGTGGCCGCGCTGGTCCCGGGCCAGACGGGCACGATCGCGTTGCGCGGGCTCGGCACCCGCGCGGACCCGTATCCGTTCGCGCTGGCCGAGGGCCGCCCCGCGCGCGGCCCCGACGAGGCGGTGGCCGGTCAGGGGCTGCTCGACCTGCTGGACGTACGGGTCGGGGACTGGGTGCGGATGACGGTCGGCGCGCAGCCGCAGATCCTGCACATCGTGGGGCGCAGCATCGAGCCGGAGAACGGCGGGCGGGTCATCTCCACCTCGCTCGACACCCTCCGGGAGAACGACCCTGGACTTCGCGCGGCGCTCTACCAGCTGCAGCTGCGTCCCGGCGCCGACCCGCACCGGGTGGGCGCCGAACTGACCGCGGCGGCGCACGGCGGCCTGAGCACGCACGCCGTGCCGAACCCGGCCGACGGGCTCTCGCCGCTGCGCGGGGTCGTCGTGGGGCTCATCGCCGTCCTGGCCCTGATCGGCCTTCTCGAACTGCTCACCGCGATCGGCGGGACGGTCCGTGAGGGTGAGCGGGATCTGCTGGCGCTCAAGGCGATCGGGCTGACCCCGCGGCAGATCACCGCGATCACGGTGACGGCCACGGGGTGCACGGCGCTGGCGGCGGTCGTCGTCGGTACGGCGCTGGGGGTGCCGTTGGCGCACTGGCTGATCGACGCGCAGGGGAGGTCGAGCGGCATCGGGGCGGGTATCTCGCAGGGACCGTCACCGACGCTGCTGACGCTCCTGGCGACAGCCGCCGTCCTGGGCGCCGCGGCCCTCGCCGCGCTCCCCGCGTCCCGCGCCTCCCACCGCCGCCTCGCGGACACACAGAGCGCGGTGGCTTGA
- the pgi gene encoding glucose-6-phosphate isomerase, with protein sequence MNAESRTRLNQLPEWTALAEHREELAGTHLRELFERNPGRGTAYTLQVGDLYVDHSKHLVTDETLRLLRELAAATDVFGLRDAMFRGERINVTEDRAVLHTALRAPRDAVVEVDGENVVPKVHAVLDKMSGFAERIRSGEWTGHTGRRIKNVVNIGIGGSDLGPAMAYEVLRAFTDRDLTVRFVSNVDGADLHEAVRDLDPAETLFIVASKTFTTIETITNATSARDWLLTELKAGQEAVAKHFVALSTNAEKVADFGIDTANMFEFWDWVGGRYSFDSAIGLSLMIAIGPDRFRELLDGFHLVDEHFRTAPAEANVPLLLGLLGVWYGNFFDAQSHAVLPYSHYLSKFTAYLQQLDMESNGKSVDRDGRPVEWQTGPVVWGTPGTNGQHAYYQLIHQGTKVIPADFIGFAEPVAELSEGLKAQHDLLMANFFAQTQALAFGKTPDEVRAEGVPEELVAHKSFAGNHPTTTILARELTPSVLGQLIALYEHKVFVQGAVWNIDSFDQWGVELGKVLAKRVEPALTEGADVPGLDESTEALVRRYRVLRGRG encoded by the coding sequence ATGAACGCAGAAAGCCGCACCAGGCTCAACCAGTTGCCCGAGTGGACCGCGCTGGCGGAGCACCGGGAGGAACTCGCCGGGACACACCTGCGCGAGCTGTTCGAGCGCAACCCCGGACGCGGCACCGCGTACACGCTCCAGGTGGGCGATCTGTACGTCGACCACTCCAAGCACCTGGTCACCGACGAGACGCTGCGGCTGCTGCGTGAGCTGGCCGCGGCGACGGACGTGTTCGGTCTGCGGGACGCGATGTTCCGCGGGGAGCGGATCAACGTCACCGAGGACCGGGCGGTCCTGCACACCGCGCTGCGCGCCCCGCGCGACGCCGTGGTGGAGGTCGACGGCGAGAACGTCGTACCGAAGGTGCACGCCGTCCTCGACAAGATGTCCGGCTTCGCCGAGCGTATCCGCTCGGGGGAGTGGACCGGGCACACCGGCCGCCGCATCAAGAACGTCGTCAACATCGGCATCGGCGGCTCCGACCTGGGCCCGGCGATGGCGTACGAGGTGCTGCGTGCCTTCACCGACCGGGACTTGACGGTCCGGTTCGTGTCGAACGTCGACGGGGCCGACCTGCACGAGGCCGTGCGGGACCTCGACCCGGCCGAGACGCTGTTCATCGTCGCCTCGAAGACCTTCACCACCATCGAGACGATCACCAACGCGACCTCGGCGCGCGACTGGCTGCTGACGGAACTGAAGGCCGGTCAGGAAGCTGTCGCCAAGCACTTCGTGGCGCTGTCGACGAACGCGGAGAAGGTCGCGGACTTCGGTATCGACACGGCGAACATGTTCGAGTTCTGGGACTGGGTCGGCGGGCGGTACTCGTTCGACTCGGCGATCGGTCTCTCGCTGATGATCGCGATCGGCCCGGACCGCTTCCGGGAACTGCTCGACGGCTTCCACCTCGTCGACGAGCACTTCCGCACGGCGCCCGCCGAGGCCAACGTGCCTTTGCTGCTGGGGCTGTTGGGTGTCTGGTACGGCAACTTCTTCGACGCGCAGTCGCACGCGGTGCTGCCGTACTCGCACTACCTGTCCAAGTTCACCGCGTACCTCCAGCAGTTGGACATGGAGTCCAACGGAAAGTCCGTGGACCGCGACGGACGCCCCGTGGAGTGGCAGACCGGCCCGGTGGTGTGGGGTACGCCCGGGACGAACGGGCAGCACGCCTACTACCAGCTCATCCACCAGGGTACGAAGGTGATCCCGGCGGACTTCATCGGCTTCGCCGAGCCGGTCGCGGAGCTGAGCGAGGGGCTGAAGGCGCAGCACGATCTGCTGATGGCCAACTTCTTCGCGCAGACGCAGGCGTTGGCCTTCGGCAAGACGCCGGACGAGGTGCGGGCGGAGGGGGTGCCGGAGGAGCTCGTGGCGCACAAGTCGTTCGCGGGGAACCACCCGACGACGACGATTCTCGCGCGGGAGCTGACGCCTTCGGTTCTGGGGCAGTTGATCGCGCTGTACGAGCACAAGGTGTTCGTGCAGGGGGCGGTCTGGAACATCGATTCCTTCGACCAGTGGGGGGTCGAGTTGGGGAAGGTGCTGGCGAAGCGGGTTGAGCCGGCGCTTACGGAGGGGGCCGATGTTCCTGGGCTGGACGAGTCCACGGAGGCGTTGGTGAGGCGGTATCGGGTGCTGCGCGGGCGGGGGTAG
- a CDS encoding RNA polymerase-binding protein RbpA, whose protein sequence is MASGNAIRGSRVGAGPMGEAERGESAPRLRISFWCSNGHETQPSFASDAQVPDTWDCPRCGFPAGQDRDNPPDPPRTEPYKTHLAYVRERRSDADGEAILAEALAKLRGEI, encoded by the coding sequence GTGGCAAGTGGCAACGCGATCCGAGGAAGCCGGGTCGGGGCGGGGCCGATGGGCGAGGCCGAGCGTGGCGAGTCCGCGCCCCGGCTGCGCATCTCCTTCTGGTGCTCCAACGGGCACGAGACGCAGCCCAGCTTCGCCAGCGACGCGCAGGTCCCCGACACCTGGGACTGCCCCCGCTGCGGCTTTCCCGCCGGACAGGACCGGGACAACCCGCCGGACCCGCCGCGCACCGAGCCGTACAAGACGCACCTCGCGTACGTACGGGAGCGGCGCAGCGACGCGGACGGCGAGGCGATCCTCGCCGAGGCGCTCGCCAAACTGCGGGGCGAGATCTAG
- the secG gene encoding preprotein translocase subunit SecG, producing MGFSIALIVFSLLLMLLVLMHKGKGGGLSDMFGGGMQSSVGGSSVAERNLDRITVVVGLLWFACIVVLGIMMKVNN from the coding sequence ATGGGGTTCTCGATCGCCCTGATCGTCTTCAGCCTGTTGCTGATGCTGCTGGTGCTGATGCACAAGGGGAAGGGCGGCGGTCTGTCCGACATGTTCGGCGGCGGCATGCAGTCGTCCGTCGGCGGTTCCTCGGTCGCCGAGCGCAACCTCGACCGCATCACCGTGGTCGTCGGCCTGCTGTGGTTCGCCTGCATCGTGGTGCTGGGCATCATGATGAAGGTCAACAACTGA
- the tpiA gene encoding triose-phosphate isomerase, translating to MTTRTPLMAGNWKMNLNHLEAIAHVQKLAFALADKDYDACEVAVLPPFTDLRSVQTLVDGDKLKIKYGAQDISAHDSGAYTGEISGAMLAKLKCTYVAIGHSERRQYHAETDEIVNAKVKAAYKHGLTPILCVGEELDVREAGNHVTHTLSQVEGGLKDLPAEQAESIVIAYEPVWAIGTGKVCGADDAQEVCAAIRGKLAELYSQEVADAVRIQYGGSVKSGNVAEIMAKPDIDGALVGGAALDADDFVKIVRFRDQ from the coding sequence ATGACCACTCGCACGCCGCTGATGGCGGGCAACTGGAAGATGAACCTCAACCACCTCGAGGCCATCGCCCATGTCCAGAAGCTCGCCTTCGCCCTGGCCGACAAGGACTACGACGCCTGTGAGGTCGCGGTCCTGCCGCCCTTCACGGACCTGCGCTCGGTACAGACCCTGGTCGACGGCGACAAGCTCAAGATCAAGTACGGCGCCCAGGACATCTCGGCGCACGACTCCGGTGCCTACACCGGCGAGATCTCCGGCGCCATGCTGGCCAAGCTCAAGTGCACGTACGTGGCGATCGGCCACTCCGAGCGCCGCCAGTACCACGCCGAGACCGACGAGATCGTCAACGCCAAGGTGAAGGCCGCGTACAAGCACGGCCTCACCCCGATCCTGTGCGTCGGCGAGGAGCTGGACGTCCGCGAGGCGGGCAACCACGTCACGCACACGCTCAGCCAGGTCGAGGGCGGCCTCAAGGACCTCCCCGCCGAGCAGGCCGAGTCGATCGTCATCGCGTACGAGCCCGTCTGGGCCATCGGCACCGGCAAGGTCTGCGGCGCCGACGACGCCCAGGAGGTCTGCGCGGCGATCCGCGGCAAGCTCGCCGAGCTGTACTCGCAGGAAGTGGCCGACGCCGTCCGTATCCAGTACGGCGGCTCGGTCAAGTCCGGGAACGTCGCCGAGATCATGGCGAAGCCCGACATCGACGGCGCCCTGGTCGGCGGCGCGGCGCTGGACGCGGACGACTTCGTCAAGATCGTCCGGTTCCGCGACCAGTAG